A genomic segment from Hypanus sabinus isolate sHypSab1 chromosome 8, sHypSab1.hap1, whole genome shotgun sequence encodes:
- the LOC132398236 gene encoding interferon-gamma-inducible GTPase 10-like isoform X2, which produces MPALSKYFSDEEVRSLQSMYSKGDVVTVILELKQKAEDLTGVKIDIAVLGDVGSGKSAFINAMRDVQSDDPEAAPTGNGEASKEPTAYYHPSLPDVQLWDLPGLNSFGFELNRYLKQVNFVSYDFYIIVSQARFRECDGELSKRIQEQQKEFYYIRSKIDNDAYSMQMQGVDFSQGQMQIIQDCLKNFQNVGVKPPAIFLISSFNVKEYDFPKLKNTLATDLQRIRLKAFQLLIEKMMWEIQLCSSHRRKVWLWSVISGVLGSIPASGFPLLAAIISTVAGWIHIRRQFSIREQELRRLANKIGQPLAVLLNTRQPRSWFSATVSTLLGALTVGCTSYRFTHNISPWAHFAIGAVSSFAFAFHFLKSSLYHRSQDERTLAKMALQ; this is translated from the coding sequence ATGCCTGCCCTGTCCAAGTACTTCAGTGATGAGGAGGTGAGAAGCCTACAGTCCATGTACAGTAAAGGTGATGTGGTAACGGTGATCCTTGAACTGAAGCAGAAGGCAGAGGATTTAACCGGTGTGAAGATCGACATTGCTGTGCTGGGTGATGTGGGCTCCGGGAAATCCGCCTTCATCAATGCCATGAGGGATGTTCAAAGTGACGATCCTGAAGCTGCTCCAACTGGGAATGGTGAAGCCAGCAAGGAGCCAACTGCCTATTACCATCCATCCCTGCCAGATGTTCAACTCTGGGATCTCCCAGGATTAAACTCCTTTGGTTTTGAACTGAACCGTTACCTGAAACAAGTGAATTTTGTAAGCTATGACTTCTACATCATTGTGTCTCAGGCACGATTCAGAGAGTGTGATGGTGAGCTATCCAAAAGGATTCAAGAACAACAGAAGGAGTTCTACTACATTCGGTCCAAAATTGACAATGACGCCTATTCTATGCAGATGCAAGGCGTTGACTTCAGTCAAGGGCAGATGCAAATCATCCAGGACTGTCTTAAAAACTTTCAAAATGTCGGAGTCAAACCACCAGCCATTTTCCTGATCTCTAGTTTCAATGTGAAAGAATATGATTTTCCAAAATTAAAGAATACCCTTGCCACTGATCTCCAGAGAATAAGATTAAAAGCTTTCCAGCTCTTGATTGAGAAGATGATGTGGGAAATCCAACTTTGTTCAAGCCACAGGAGGAAGGTCTGGTTGTGGTCTGTCATTTCTGGGGTTCTAGGCTCAATTCCCGCCTCAGGCTTTCCCCTCCTCGCTGCCATTATCTCCACTGTTGCTGGGTGGATTCATATCCGGCGACAGTTTAGCATCCGTGAACAGGAGCTGCGCAGGTTGGCCAACAAGATTGGCCAACCCCTTGCAGTACTCCTTAATACAAGGCAGCCCCGCAGCTGGTTTTCAGCAACTGTTAGCACACTACTGGGGGCCCTCACTGTGGGTTGCACTTCATATAGATTCACACACAATATCTCTCCATGGGCACACTTTGCCATTGGGGCAGTGTCCTCTTTTGCTTTTGCTTTCCACTTTCTAAAGAGCTCACTGTATCACCGCTCGCAAGATGAACGAACTCTTGCCAAGATGGCACTTCAGTGA
- the LOC132398236 gene encoding interferon-gamma-inducible GTPase 10-like isoform X1, with protein sequence MLPQLPAPYRWWYNVPEPAVLWQKWALILFQLALSSRNKMPALSKYFSDEEVRSLQSMYSKGDVVTVILELKQKAEDLTGVKIDIAVLGDVGSGKSAFINAMRDVQSDDPEAAPTGNGEASKEPTAYYHPSLPDVQLWDLPGLNSFGFELNRYLKQVNFVSYDFYIIVSQARFRECDGELSKRIQEQQKEFYYIRSKIDNDAYSMQMQGVDFSQGQMQIIQDCLKNFQNVGVKPPAIFLISSFNVKEYDFPKLKNTLATDLQRIRLKAFQLLIEKMMWEIQLCSSHRRKVWLWSVISGVLGSIPASGFPLLAAIISTVAGWIHIRRQFSIREQELRRLANKIGQPLAVLLNTRQPRSWFSATVSTLLGALTVGCTSYRFTHNISPWAHFAIGAVSSFAFAFHFLKSSLYHRSQDERTLAKMALQ encoded by the exons ATGTTGCCGCAACTTCCCGCTCCGTATCGCTGGTGGTATAATGTACCTGAGCCCGcggttctttggcagaagtgggccttgattctgttccaacttgcgttgtcttcacg gaataaAATGCCTGCCCTGTCCAAGTACTTCAGTGATGAGGAGGTGAGAAGCCTACAGTCCATGTACAGTAAAGGTGATGTGGTAACGGTGATCCTTGAACTGAAGCAGAAGGCAGAGGATTTAACCGGTGTGAAGATCGACATTGCTGTGCTGGGTGATGTGGGCTCCGGGAAATCCGCCTTCATCAATGCCATGAGGGATGTTCAAAGTGACGATCCTGAAGCTGCTCCAACTGGGAATGGTGAAGCCAGCAAGGAGCCAACTGCCTATTACCATCCATCCCTGCCAGATGTTCAACTCTGGGATCTCCCAGGATTAAACTCCTTTGGTTTTGAACTGAACCGTTACCTGAAACAAGTGAATTTTGTAAGCTATGACTTCTACATCATTGTGTCTCAGGCACGATTCAGAGAGTGTGATGGTGAGCTATCCAAAAGGATTCAAGAACAACAGAAGGAGTTCTACTACATTCGGTCCAAAATTGACAATGACGCCTATTCTATGCAGATGCAAGGCGTTGACTTCAGTCAAGGGCAGATGCAAATCATCCAGGACTGTCTTAAAAACTTTCAAAATGTCGGAGTCAAACCACCAGCCATTTTCCTGATCTCTAGTTTCAATGTGAAAGAATATGATTTTCCAAAATTAAAGAATACCCTTGCCACTGATCTCCAGAGAATAAGATTAAAAGCTTTCCAGCTCTTGATTGAGAAGATGATGTGGGAAATCCAACTTTGTTCAAGCCACAGGAGGAAGGTCTGGTTGTGGTCTGTCATTTCTGGGGTTCTAGGCTCAATTCCCGCCTCAGGCTTTCCCCTCCTCGCTGCCATTATCTCCACTGTTGCTGGGTGGATTCATATCCGGCGACAGTTTAGCATCCGTGAACAGGAGCTGCGCAGGTTGGCCAACAAGATTGGCCAACCCCTTGCAGTACTCCTTAATACAAGGCAGCCCCGCAGCTGGTTTTCAGCAACTGTTAGCACACTACTGGGGGCCCTCACTGTGGGTTGCACTTCATATAGATTCACACACAATATCTCTCCATGGGCACACTTTGCCATTGGGGCAGTGTCCTCTTTTGCTTTTGCTTTCCACTTTCTAAAGAGCTCACTGTATCACCGCTCGCAAGATGAACGAACTCTTGCCAAGATGGCACTTCAGTGA